The proteins below come from a single Pirellulales bacterium genomic window:
- a CDS encoding Lpg1974 family pore-forming outer membrane protein, producing the protein MSIAARACLSCLAATLFAATAVGQQYQPYYPGQPGQTYFVDPMVQLAANGQGMAAANGRPAGMPTVVAYADPAEAAQGVAQPAPVAGCNACGSCGCGSCCPCLDVSEHRTGVFVDYLFLRAFGIDMAHAIQQNGVGSAGSNTQGPNTTPQGDVGTVAPQFDSAFRVGIDWDLNCCSGLRVAYTQYSDDSQNSVTAPPGIGGTVASLVIHPGTVTAATTFSAVNADYEIDFRTADIDYTVLLRGCDSAALNLDLGARYAHLQQNFAQDAFFIGAPGSMTTTTNIAFDGGGLRAGLDGMWRLGNGHLALYGNGFLDMLFGQFDSHYLQFDNTTATQLALSHWNDHRVVPVLEYELGFKWTGCCNHLQLGLGYYTAFWFNTIATSEYVEAVQNANFNRVSQTIAFTGLSSHLEYRF; encoded by the coding sequence ATGTCGATCGCAGCGCGAGCATGTCTTAGTTGTCTGGCGGCAACGTTGTTCGCCGCGACCGCCGTCGGTCAACAATACCAGCCTTACTATCCGGGCCAGCCGGGCCAGACATATTTTGTCGATCCCATGGTTCAATTGGCCGCCAATGGCCAGGGAATGGCGGCAGCGAATGGTAGGCCCGCCGGCATGCCGACCGTTGTTGCCTATGCCGATCCGGCCGAAGCGGCCCAAGGCGTCGCTCAACCCGCTCCCGTGGCGGGCTGCAATGCCTGCGGCAGTTGCGGTTGCGGATCCTGTTGCCCCTGCCTCGACGTGAGCGAACATCGCACGGGAGTATTCGTCGATTACCTGTTCCTCCGGGCATTCGGGATCGACATGGCCCATGCCATCCAACAAAACGGGGTGGGAAGCGCCGGCAGCAATACGCAAGGGCCAAACACCACGCCGCAGGGAGATGTCGGCACTGTCGCTCCGCAATTCGACTCCGCGTTCCGCGTGGGGATCGATTGGGACCTCAATTGCTGTTCCGGTCTTCGCGTTGCCTATACGCAATACTCGGACGATTCGCAGAACAGCGTCACGGCGCCCCCCGGCATCGGCGGCACGGTGGCATCGCTGGTGATCCATCCCGGAACCGTGACAGCGGCGACGACGTTTAGCGCAGTGAATGCCGATTACGAAATCGACTTTCGGACCGCGGACATCGACTACACCGTGCTCCTGCGAGGATGTGATAGCGCGGCGCTGAATCTCGATCTTGGCGCGCGATATGCCCACTTGCAGCAGAACTTTGCGCAAGATGCCTTCTTCATTGGCGCCCCGGGGTCGATGACCACGACGACCAACATTGCCTTCGACGGCGGCGGCTTGCGGGCCGGGTTGGACGGCATGTGGCGGCTTGGAAATGGCCATCTCGCGTTGTACGGCAATGGCTTTCTCGACATGCTCTTCGGCCAGTTCGACAGCCACTACCTACAGTTCGACAACACGACCGCAACACAGTTGGCTCTGTCCCATTGGAACGATCATCGCGTAGTCCCGGTCTTGGAATACGAACTCGGTTTCAAATGGACGGGCTGCTGCAACCACCTCCAATTGGGACTCGGCTACTACACGGCCTTCTGGTTCAACACGATTGCCACGTCGGAATACGTGGAGGCCGTGCAAAACGCGAATTTCAATCGCGTCAGCCAGACGATCGCCTTCACTGGCCTCTCTTCGCACCTCGAATACCGATTCTAA